The Phaeacidiphilus oryzae TH49 region GTGGCGAGGCCGCCGTAGGGGTCGGTCAGCTGCCACCAGGGGCGGCCTTCCAGGTCCTCCAGCGGCAGCGCGTCGGCCAGCCGGCGGCCCAGGGCGGCGTCCGGGGCCAGCCCGGTTATCCGGGTGGCGGCGCGGTTGAAGCAGACCACACGGCCCTGCTCGTCGGCGATCACCAGTCCGTCGGGGAGGTCGTCAGGCGTCAGCTCCATCCTCGCTGCCCCTCCCCTCCGCGGTCGGGGACCACCCTAGCGGCTTCACCCCGCGGAACGGCATCCTCCGGACGAGCGCTGGGCGCGCGCGGAGGCGTACAGGCAGACGGCGGCCGCGGTGGCCAGGTTGAGGCTCTCGGCCCGGCCGTGGATCGGCACTCGCACGACGGCGTCGGCCAGCGCGCGGGTCTCCTCCGGAAGCCCCCAGGCCTCGTTGCCGAAGACCCAGGCGGTGGGGCCGGTCATGGTGCCCTGGTCCAGCTCGGCGTCCAGGTCTCGGTCGCCGGCCCCGTCCGCGGCCACCACCCGGAGGCCCTGCGCGCGCAGCGCCCCGACCGCCTTCTCCACCGGGACGCCGATGGCCACCGGGAGATGGAAGAGGCTGCCGACGGAGGCACGGACCGCCTTGGGGTTGTACGGGTCCACGGACGCGTCGGTGAGCACCACGGCGTCCGCGCCGGCGGCGTCGGCGGTCCGCAGCACAGTGCCGGCGTTGCCTGGGTCGCGGACGTTGGCCAGCACCGCCACCAGCTTCGGCCGGGCGGCGACCAGCTCCTCGAAGGGGGTGTCCACGAAGCCGCAGAGGGCGGCGACGCCCTGCGGGGTGACGGTCTCGCAGATCTCGGCGAGCACCTGGTCGGTGGCGGAGAGCACCGGGATGCGGGCGGCGCGGGCGGCGTCCACCAGCTCGGCGTGCCGCTCGGACGCCTCCGGGGTGACGTAGATCTCGACGACGGCGCCGGGGGTGTGGGCGACCGCCTCGCGCACCGCCTGCGGGCCGTCGGCGATGAACCGCCGCTCCTTGCTCCGCTGGTTGCGGCGGGCGAGCCGACGCGCGAGCTTCACGCGCGGCGAGTTCGTCGAGGTGAGCTCGGTATCCAATGTCATGGTCCTTTTTCTGCCCCGCCCGCGGCCGGGCCCGGTGAGCCCGAAGGGCGAGAAGGGACGCGGGGCAGGGCGTGCCCGAGCACCAACGGCGCCGCACTCGGCAACGGAGTCCGGCTTGCCACCGGGTAGCCGTTGCCGAGTGCGGCGCCGTTCGCGGAGGGCCGCGCGGTTCCCCGCGTTCCCGCGGTCGCCGCGCGACTCGCGGGGGCCGGGGGCTGTGCCCCGGACCCCTTCGCTGCTAGCGGGGTGTCACGCCGCCTTGGGGGCGTTGACGTCGGCCGGCAGGGCCTTCTGCGCGACCTCGACCAGCGCGGCGAACGCGTTGGGGTCGGTCACCGCGAGGTCGGCCAGCATCTTGCGGTCGACCTCGACGTTCGCGGCCTTGAGGCCCTGGATGAAGCGGTTGTAGGTCATGCCGTTCGCACGCGCCGCGGCGTTGATCCGCTGGATCCACAGCTGGCGGAAGTCGCCCTTGCGCTTCTTCCGGTCGTTGTAGTTGTAGACGAACGAGTGGGTGACCTGCTCCTTCGCCTTGCGGTACAGGCGCGAGCGCTGCCCGCGGTAACCGCTGGCGCGCTCGAGAACGACCCGGCGCTTCTTGTGGGCATTGACTGCCCGCTTGACGCGTGCCACTGCATTACTCCTTGATTTGGGCCGTACCGCGACTGGAGGTCGTCACGCGGCCCGCTAGCGAATAGGTCGATGGGATCGGCTGGGCCCCGGTCGGGGGCCTGCGATCACTTGCCGAGAAGCTTCTTGATCTTCTTGGCGTCGGCCGGGGCCATCTCGACCGTGCCGGCGAGGCGGCGGGTCAGCGTCGAGGACTTGTGCTCGAGCAGGTGACGGCGGCCGGCGCGCTGGCGCAGCACCTTGCCGGAGCCGGTGAGCTTGAAGCGCTTGCTGGCACCGCTGTGCGTCTTGTTCTTCGGCATGTCGCCGTATCTCCTCGTCGGTCCGCTCCCGCCCGGCACCGGGCGCGGGCGGGAGCGCTGCTGTCGTCTTACTGGGAACCGAGGCGGCTCCAGGCCGGGACCGAGGCGGATGCCTCGGCTCGGTACGCCTACTCGCCTTCGGGCGCCTGCTCGGCGTCCGGAGTCTCGTCGGCGTCGGTCGCGACGTCGGCATCGACGTCGGCGTCGATGTCCTGGCGTCCCTGGCGCTCCGCCTTACGGGCGGCGGCCGCCTCGCGGGCTTCGGCCATTGCCTCGGTCTTCTTCTTGTGCGGACCGAGAACCATGATCATGTTCCGGCCGTCCTGCTTGGGATTGGACTCGACGAAGCCGAGGTCCTGGACGTCCTCCGCGAGCCGCTGCAGCAGCCGGTAGCCCAACTCGGGGCGCGACTGCTCACGACCGCGGAACATGATCGTGATCTTGACCTTGTCGCCCTGCTTGAGGAACCGAACGACGTGACCCTTCTTGGTGTCATAGTCGTGCGGGTCGATCTTCGGCCGGAGCTTCATCTCCTTGATGACCGTGTGCGCCTGGTTCTTGCGCGCTTCACGGGCCTTCATGGCGGACTCGTACTTGAACTTGCCGTAGTCCATGAGCTTGCACACCGGCGGCCTGGCGGTCGCCGCGACCTCGACCAGGTCGAGGTCGTACTCCTGGGCAAGTTCCAGGGCCTTGGCAAGCGGCACGATGCCGACCTGCTCGCCGCTGGGACCGACGAGTCGCACCTCGGGGACGCGAATCCGGTCGTTGATGCGGGGCTCGGTGCTGATGGGGCCTCCTCGGTTGCACCGCGCGGCCGCTCTCGGCGGTCGCGGCTGGCGGAATACTGATTCCTACCGGCCTGCCGCGCGCTGCTCATACACGAAAAAAGAGCCTCGCGCTGCACGCAAGCGAGGCTCCACATCATCATCCGAACCCGGGGACGCCGGGATTCCCACCCGGCCCGGGTTCGGAAGCGGTCACCGCCGCCCCGATGAAGGACGCGGTTCCGCTTGACCTGACCCGTCGGCCCGGAGGTCGATCGGGTGGGAGACTGATCATGTGGAGCCTCCACTTGCGGACCGGGCACAGAAGTGTCCGGTCGGTCAGTCCGAAAGCATACCAGCGCCGACCGGGTGCCATGTATTCCTGCAGGCCCCCGTACCCTCGTGCTTCATGAGCAACGACCCTGAGAACGCCAGCCCGACCCCGGACGACCTCGCCCGGGACATCGCCGATGTGCCGGCGGTGGAGGTCATCACCACCGTGGCGGTGCATCTGATGAGCGCGGCGGCGGTGAACCTGGGGCTCGCGGAGGGCGGCGAGGAGCAGAAGGACCTCGACGAGGCGCGCAAGCTGATCACCGCGCTGGCCGGGCTGGTGACCGCGGGCGCGCCGGAGATCAGCAACTTCCACGCGGCGCCGCTGCGGGACGGCCTGAAGTCCCTGCAGCTGGCCTTCCGCGAGGCCTCCCTGGTCCCGGACGCGCCGGGCTCGGGTCCGGGCGAGAAGTACACCGGCCCCGTCTACGCGTAAGCGACGCCCCGAGCGCAGCGCGCCCAAGCGCAGCGCCGCAGGCGCCGGCCAGGGGCGCGGGGAACTGCGCGCCCAGCCAATTACGGTTCGCAGTCGGCAGCGGCCTCTGGGGTGCAACCCAAGCGCCGTTGCCGGGTGCGGCGCCGTAGGCGGCTGGTTGCGCAGTTCCCCGCGCCCCTCACTTGCGTCTGCGGCGCTGCGCGCGGGGCGGGCTCTACCGGCTTGCGGCCTCTGCGGAGAAGAACGGGGTCTCCGGTTCGCGGGTGGCCGGGGGGACCACCGCGAGGTCGAGGCCTCGGAGCAGGAGCGCGCGCAGGCGCTCGTCCTCCGCGAGCGCGGCGGCCACCGCCTGCGGCACCTCCGGCCCGGCCCCCGGCGCCAGCACCAGCGCCAGCAGCGCGTCGGCCTGCTGGGAGGGCAGCAGATGCGCGCGCGCCACCCCCGCCTGCCCCGCGAGGAGCTCCCGCAGCGCGGCCGCCACCTGCGGGTCGGTCAGGATGTCCCCCGGCGTCCGCCCCTGCGCCAGCACCCGCATCGCGGGTCCGCTGAGCTCGAAGAAGTGCGGGCCGGCCAGGTCGATCAGCAGCGCCTCGGCCCGCTCGGACCAGGCCGCCTCGATCGCCTGCCGGGTCGGCACGGGCGCCGGACGGGCGTCCGCCCGCCAGGCCTGGAGCGAGGCCAGCGAGGTGAACGCCGGGAGTCCGCGGCGGCCGTCCGGGGCCTCGATGGTGGGCACCGCCATGTCGCTGGACTTCTCGCGCTTGTGGCCGTGCTCGTCGATCTCCGCCTCGCCCAGCACGGCGACGATCGGGACCAGCAGCCGGGCGCCGGCCAGCGCGGTCAGCACCTCCCGCTCCGCCTCGGCCGCACCGCCCCCGGCGGCACCGCCCTCGGCCGCATGTCGGGCCAGGGCCGCGGCCAGCCGCGGGTCGGCGGAACCGTCGTCCCCGGCGAAGCCGGAGTCGGGGATGTTCTTGGCGTTCGTCGTCCCGTGCACCGGACGAGCCTATCCGGCCGCTCCTGCCGGTTCCCATCCGCGCCTCGTCCCTGGGTGCGGAGTGCGAGGTGCGGGGTGCGGAGTGCGGAGTAGCGTCGGCTCGGCGGTGGCGGGCAGCGGAGGAGAGGAGTGGTGGGAGCGACGTGGCGGACGAGCGGGTCTCGGTCTCGACGGCGGTGCTCGATCCGGTGAGCGGAGCGACCGGCCTCCACGAGAGCCGCCCCGGACACCTCTTCGTCACCGCGAGCATCGTCAAGGCGGACGTCCTCGCCACCCTGCTGCTCCAGACGCAGGACGCCGGAACCGCGCTGACGGGGACTCAGTCGGCGCTGGCCACCGCGATGATCGCGGAGAGCGACAACGCCGCCACCGGCCGGCTGTGGACGGAGATCGGCGGCGACGAGGGGCTGAACGCCGCCAACAAGCGCTTCGGCCTCACCTCGACCACCGGCGGCGAGAACGGCTACTGGGGCCTGACCACCACGATCGCCGCCGACCAGTCGGTCCTCCTCCGGCAGCTCCTCGGCCCCGCCTCCGACTCGCTGCTGGACTCCGGTCGGCGGGCGTACGTCAGAGGGCTGATGGAGTCGGTCGTCCCCGGCCAGCGGTGGGGGGTGAGCTCCGCGGCGGATCCCGGGACGAGGACCGCGCTGAAGAACGGCTGGCTGCCGCGCGGCAGCAGCGGGCTGTGGGTGGTCAACAGCATCGGCGCGGTCCGCCGGGGCGGGCGCACGCTGCTGCTGGCGGCCCTCTCGGACGGCCACGCGACCCAGGCGGACGGGATCGCCCGGGTCGAGGCGGCGGCCCGGGCCACGGCCGAGGCGCTCCGCGGATCGGCTGATTGATCGCGTACATCTGTTCAGGCGGGCCGGCCTGTGGCACGCTGCGCGCATGTCGGTGCTGGGATCACGCAAGCCGGAGCTGCGGCAGCGCGCGGCCGATCGCGCGCGCCTGGAACGCGCGACCGCGCATCTGGAGGCCCCCCTCGCGGTGGTCGACCTGGACGCCTTCGACGCCAACGCGGACGATCTCGTGCGCCGGGCCGGCGGCAAGCCGATCCGGGTGGCCAGCAAGTCCGTACGCTGCCGGGCGCTGCTGGAACGGGTGCTGGCACGGCCCGGCTTCCGCGGGGTGATGAGCTTCACCCTGCCCGAGTCGCTCTGGCTGGCCCGCGAGGGCTACCAGGACGTGCTGCTGGCCTACCCGTCGATGGACCGCCGGGCGTACGCGGAACTGGCCTCGGACGCCAAGCTGGCGCGGGCGGTCGCGGTGATGGTGGACGACGCCTCCCAGCTCGCGGAGATCGACGCGGCCCGGGCCGGCGGGCGCGAGGAGATCCGGGTCTGCCTGGAGATGGACACCGCCCTGCGGATGCTCGGCGGGCGGGTGCGGATCGGCGCCCGCCGCTCCCCCGCGCGAACCCCCGAACAGCTGGCCGGACTGGCCAAGTTCATCGCCCGGCGCCCGGGCTACCGGGTGGTCGGGCTGATGGCCTACGAGGGGCATATCGCCGGGGTCGGCGACCGGGTCGCCGGACATCCGGTGCGCTCCGCGGCGGTCCGGATGATGCAGGCGAAGGCCCGCGAGGAGCTGGCCAGGCGCCGGGCGGACGTGGTGCGGGCGGTCCAGGACGCGGTCGGCGAGCTGGAGTTCGTCAACGGCGGCGGGACCGGCAGCGTCCAGCACACGGCGGCCGAGGCGGCGGTCACCGAGATCGCGGCCGGGTCGGGGCTGTACGTGCCGCGGCTCTTCGACAACTACACCTCCTTCGCCGGGCGTCCGGCGGCGTACTTCGCCCAGCCGGTGGTGCGGCGCTCGGGTCCGGGGACGGTGACCGTGCTGGGCGGCGGGTATCCGGCCTCCGGGGCGGCGGGGCCGGACAGGTCCCCGGTGCCGTGGCTGCCGGCCGGGCTGCGGTACGACGGGCAGGAGGGCGCCGGCGAGGTGCAGACGCCGCTGCTGGGCGCGGCGGCGGACCGGCTGGCGCTGGGCGACCGGGTGTGGTTCCGGCACGCCAAGGCCGGTGAGCTCTGCGAGCGCTTCGCCGAGCTGCACCTGGTCTCGGGCGACCGGGTGGTGGAGACGGTGCCGACCTATCGCGGCGAGGGCAAGACCTTCCTCTGATCCTCCGCACCTCCGCTCCGCCGGTCCGGCGCGGTCCGCCGGACCGGTGATGTTGCGCGCGTCGAACGTGTGGTCCCACGAGGGGAGGCGGGGCCGCCTAGCGTGGTGATCACATCGACGTCCGACGAGCGCGCAGGGAAGGCCCATGAGGCAGAGGACTTTCGGCCGCGGGCTGGCGGCGCTGACATCCGCTGTGGCGGCGCTGGGGCTGCTGGGCAGCGCGCAGTGGCTGGGGCCGGCGGCCGCTGATGGGCGGCCGGGGGCGTCGGCCTCCGTCTCCGCCTCCGCCTCCACTTCCGCTTCGGCGTCGACTTCGCCTTCGGCTTCGGCTTCGGGGGCTGCCGCGCCCCGGGCGGCGGGGCTCGGGCGGGCTGGGCGCGCCGGGCGGGCCGTCCGCGCGGTGCCTGCCCCGGCGGCCGGTGGCGCGGTGGTGACCGTGCGGACCGGCGGCGACCGCACGGCGCCGTCCACCGTGGGTCCGCTCGCGGGCGTGCGGCTCGGCCTGTACGCCGACTCCTCGGACGCCTCTCCGGTCAACGCCACCTGGGCGGTGTGCACCTCGGACGCCGAGGGCGACTGCAGTTTCGAGGTCCCGGCGGCCGGCGTCGGCACCCAGTACTGGGTCAAGCAGCTACCGGACGGCGCGCCCTCCGGCTGGTACACCAACCCCCTGCTGCGTACGGGGAACTCCTCCGGGAGCGGCTCGCTGGCCACGCCGTACACGTTTCAGACGCCGGTGCTCGCGGCCGACCGGACCTACTCCTCGACCGGCGACTTCATGCACAGCACGGACTACCGCACCTCGCCCTACAAAGGCTCGTTCGGGATCTGGCAGCAGTCCCGCAGCAATCCCCCACTGCCGGAGAAGTGCGGCCTGGACGTGGCAGTGCTCCTCGACCTGTCGTCCTCGCTCGGCTCCTCGGGACTCGCCTCGCTCAAGGCGGCCACCGGCACCTTCATCGACTCGCTGGTGGGCACCCCGTCCCGGGTGGCGCTCTTCTCCTTCGACGGCAGCTCACCGAGCACCAGTGTCGGCACCAACTACCCCGATCTGATGCCGGTCTCCACCCAGGGCAACGCCGACAAGGTGAAGTCGATCTACCAGAACTGGACGCTGGGCTCCGGCACCAACTGGGACCAGGCGCTGTACTCGGTCGCCCGGGCGCCGCAGACGTACGAGCTGGCCGTGGTCATCACCGACGGCAACCCGTCCTACTTCGACGACCCGGCCGCCGGGTCCGGCACCTACACCAACCTGGCCAGCACCGAGGGCGGCGTCTACTCGGCCAACGCGGTGAAGGCCAAGGGCACCCGGGTGGTGGCGCTCGGCGTCGGCTCCGGGGTCGAGGGCGACTCCGGGCTCAACCTGCGGGCCGTCTCCGGCGAGACGCCGTTCGACGGGTCCAACTACGAGACCGCGGACTACTACCAGGCCGCCGACTTCTCGGGGGCCGCCGAGGCGCTGCACAACCTGGTGGTCGGGCAGTGCGCCAACGCGGTGACGGTGATCAAGCAGATCGCGCCCCCGGAGACCAGCGGCGAGGACGTCACCGGCGCCGAACCGGCCGGTGCCGGCTGGACGTTCACCGCGGACTCG contains the following coding sequences:
- the infC gene encoding translation initiation factor IF-3, whose amino-acid sequence is MSTEPRINDRIRVPEVRLVGPSGEQVGIVPLAKALELAQEYDLDLVEVAATARPPVCKLMDYGKFKYESAMKAREARKNQAHTVIKEMKLRPKIDPHDYDTKKGHVVRFLKQGDKVKITIMFRGREQSRPELGYRLLQRLAEDVQDLGFVESNPKQDGRNMIMVLGPHKKKTEAMAEAREAAAARKAERQGRQDIDADVDADVATDADETPDAEQAPEGE
- a CDS encoding serine hydrolase produces the protein MADERVSVSTAVLDPVSGATGLHESRPGHLFVTASIVKADVLATLLLQTQDAGTALTGTQSALATAMIAESDNAATGRLWTEIGGDEGLNAANKRFGLTSTTGGENGYWGLTTTIAADQSVLLRQLLGPASDSLLDSGRRAYVRGLMESVVPGQRWGVSSAADPGTRTALKNGWLPRGSSGLWVVNSIGAVRRGGRTLLLAALSDGHATQADGIARVEAAARATAEALRGSAD
- the rplT gene encoding 50S ribosomal protein L20 gives rise to the protein MARVKRAVNAHKKRRVVLERASGYRGQRSRLYRKAKEQVTHSFVYNYNDRKKRKGDFRQLWIQRINAAARANGMTYNRFIQGLKAANVEVDRKMLADLAVTDPNAFAALVEVAQKALPADVNAPKAA
- a CDS encoding DUF1844 domain-containing protein, which codes for MSNDPENASPTPDDLARDIADVPAVEVITTVAVHLMSAAAVNLGLAEGGEEQKDLDEARKLITALAGLVTAGAPEISNFHAAPLRDGLKSLQLAFREASLVPDAPGSGPGEKYTGPVYA
- a CDS encoding SseB family protein, whose translation is MHGTTNAKNIPDSGFAGDDGSADPRLAAALARHAAEGGAAGGGAAEAEREVLTALAGARLLVPIVAVLGEAEIDEHGHKREKSSDMAVPTIEAPDGRRGLPAFTSLASLQAWRADARPAPVPTRQAIEAAWSERAEALLIDLAGPHFFELSGPAMRVLAQGRTPGDILTDPQVAAALRELLAGQAGVARAHLLPSQQADALLALVLAPGAGPEVPQAVAAALAEDERLRALLLRGLDLAVVPPATREPETPFFSAEAASR
- a CDS encoding VWA domain-containing protein; this translates as MTVRTGGDRTAPSTVGPLAGVRLGLYADSSDASPVNATWAVCTSDAEGDCSFEVPAAGVGTQYWVKQLPDGAPSGWYTNPLLRTGNSSGSGSLATPYTFQTPVLAADRTYSSTGDFMHSTDYRTSPYKGSFGIWQQSRSNPPLPEKCGLDVAVLLDLSSSLGSSGLASLKAATGTFIDSLVGTPSRVALFSFDGSSPSTSVGTNYPDLMPVSTQGNADKVKSIYQNWTLGSGTNWDQALYSVARAPQTYELAVVITDGNPSYFDDPAAGSGTYTNLASTEGGVYSANAVKAKGTRVVALGVGSGVEGDSGLNLRAVSGETPFDGSNYETADYYQAADFSGAAEALHNLVVGQCANAVTVIKQIAPPETSGEDVTGAEPAGAGWTFTADSASPGVTGVPVADTTTGDGTGSVSFEPGYEGSESSIDLAVSETQHPGYELVTQGGRNAVCTDLDTDSPVAVTNGGPASGSTPGFSVEAPRGDAVTCTVYDRLRSVPRPATVELHKRWVVDGTAYANGRQPAGLSARAELTDPAGYQAAAPWDDTRTGYTVGDEVTVDERTSVTAEGCRLTGSRITDADGDSVDLPVPHRMTLAQRENDYTLTNTVECASAPGGGAGPSASAGPGASASAGSAGPLAATGLSGPGPLSLVAGAAGLLLLGGGLALAARRRGRH
- a CDS encoding amino acid deaminase/aldolase; the encoded protein is MRQRAADRARLERATAHLEAPLAVVDLDAFDANADDLVRRAGGKPIRVASKSVRCRALLERVLARPGFRGVMSFTLPESLWLAREGYQDVLLAYPSMDRRAYAELASDAKLARAVAVMVDDASQLAEIDAARAGGREEIRVCLEMDTALRMLGGRVRIGARRSPARTPEQLAGLAKFIARRPGYRVVGLMAYEGHIAGVGDRVAGHPVRSAAVRMMQAKAREELARRRADVVRAVQDAVGELEFVNGGGTGSVQHTAAEAAVTEIAAGSGLYVPRLFDNYTSFAGRPAAYFAQPVVRRSGPGTVTVLGGGYPASGAAGPDRSPVPWLPAGLRYDGQEGAGEVQTPLLGAAADRLALGDRVWFRHAKAGELCERFAELHLVSGDRVVETVPTYRGEGKTFL
- the rpmI gene encoding 50S ribosomal protein L35, whose amino-acid sequence is MPKNKTHSGASKRFKLTGSGKVLRQRAGRRHLLEHKSSTLTRRLAGTVEMAPADAKKIKKLLGK
- a CDS encoding TrmH family RNA methyltransferase, which produces MTLDTELTSTNSPRVKLARRLARRNQRSKERRFIADGPQAVREAVAHTPGAVVEIYVTPEASERHAELVDAARAARIPVLSATDQVLAEICETVTPQGVAALCGFVDTPFEELVAARPKLVAVLANVRDPGNAGTVLRTADAAGADAVVLTDASVDPYNPKAVRASVGSLFHLPVAIGVPVEKAVGALRAQGLRVVAADGAGDRDLDAELDQGTMTGPTAWVFGNEAWGLPEETRALADAVVRVPIHGRAESLNLATAAAVCLYASARAQRSSGGCRSAG